In one window of Primulina tabacum isolate GXHZ01 chromosome 8, ASM2559414v2, whole genome shotgun sequence DNA:
- the LOC142552798 gene encoding uncharacterized protein LOC142552798, whose protein sequence is MAGSGAGGVNMEQFEAYFQRADLDRDGRISGAEAVTFFQGSNLPKEVLAQIWMHADQNHIGYLSRPEFYNALKLVTVAQSKRELTPEIVKAALFGPASAKIPAPRINLAATPVPLSKSVASVPSPQVGAPPLQSSQNFGFRGQDPSSTSVNQQFGQAPLTAGMDPQFGLAPSIHGMNPQFGPAPSSHGMNQQSWQVKPGMSMPLGPAQPSSTSMNQQGGQLQPSSTGNQQFGPALSSTNMNQQFFPAQGNQSMRPPLSMPTAAMAHSPQGASGFPNSNNDWLGGKTGAASSGPVSQVLNRGTSLSIPPVAPNLTSTFSSTSAKDPKMIVGSGNGSMMDPMFGGDVFSSKQSSSPLVSSTPQRFVSSIPTSSAIVPASSISQPSMKMDPFEAIQSTLTKRSTGSQAPQTPSLPKSNQQVPTGVTSSVLSSGVPAGVGTSTSELSQVSWPKMTRANIQKYVKVFLDVDTDRDGRVTGEQARNLFFSWRLPREVLKQVWDLSDQDNDSALSLREFCIALYLMERHREGRTLPPMLPNSVMLDENLLSLAGPPTGLGGTGWGPSAGLRLPQGLPGAQPVVPVGVRPPVQPMYSHVGGSIQTNQQNALGPVIDNFPAHEPSNGEENSFHSKDQEPKENNEKVENKEDVLLDSKEKLIFYRTKMQDLVLYKSRCDNRLNEITERARADKGESELLEKKYQEKYKQVAEIHSKLTIEEASFRETQARKMELQQALIKMEQGGSADGILQVRADRIQSDLEELLKALADRIKKFDVQIKSSALIELPPGWQPGIPEVAEIWDEDWDKFEDEGFSFDVTAPANEKPESIQRENSSPTPTLSPESVPNADATPEKVFSVGASAFETGSVFSAEESKSPQGSPGRQAYDSPSQESSENHFQKSSDGDAETHRSFEEIWGNFDNNDDIDSVWGFNAKESDHGRHEGKYFFGSNDFGASPDKTDSPQASSSFQHNSLYTFEDSVPGTPVSRTGNSPSRYSIESKDPFFDNFSRYDSFGMQDPEPSPQRKNLTRFDSVSSTGGFDHSRDFSFDESDPFASSGPFKVSSGTNKKDSEKWGGF, encoded by the exons ATGGCAGGTTCAGGTGCAGGTGGAGTTAATATGGAACAATTCGAGGCGTATTTCCAGAGGGCAGATTTGGATCGGGATGGAAGAATCAGCGGAGCTGAAGCTGTTACTTTCTTCCAGGGATCCAATTTACCTAAAGAAGTCCTTGCTCAG ATATGGATGCATGCAGACCAAAATCACATTGGTTACCTCAGCCGACCTGAGTTTTATAACGCACTTAAACTTGTAACAGTGGCTCAAAGCAAGCGGGAATTGACCCCAGAGATTGTGAAAGCGGCATTGTTTGGCCCTGCTTCGGCCAAAATCCCAGCTCCGCGGATAAACCTTGCAGCCACACCTGTGCCACTGTCAAAATCGGTGGCTTCTGTACCTTCTCCACAGGTGGGTGCACCTCCACTACAATCATCTCAAAACTTTGGATTCAGAGGGCAAGATCCTTCTAGTACCAGTGTCAACCAGCAGTTTGGACAGGCACCTTTAACTGCAGGCATGGACCCGCAGTTTGGACTGGCACCTTCAATTCATGGCATGAACCCGCAGTTTGGTCCGGCACCTTCAAGTCATGGTATGAACCAGCAGTCTTGGCAGGTAAAACCAGGTATGAGCATGCCGTTGGGGCCTGCTCAACCTTCAAGCACAAGTATGAACCAACAGGGTGGACAGTTACAACCTTCAAGTACAGGAAACCAACAGTTTGGACCGGCACTTTCTAGTACAAATATGAACCAGCAGTTTTTCCCTGCTCAAGGTAACCAGTCAATGCGACCACCTTTATCAATGCCTACTGCTGCTATGGCACATTCACCACAAGGTGCTTCTGGTTTTCCAAACTCAAACAATGATTGGCTAGGTGGTAAAACTGGAGCAGCTTCCAGTGGACCAGTATCACAGGTCTTGAACAGAGGAACCAGTCTATCCATTCCTCCAGTTGCTCCAAATTTGACGTCTACATTTTCCTCGACATCTGCTAAAGATCCTAAAATGATAGTTGGTTCAGGAAATGGATCTATGATGGACCCAATGTTTGGAGGGGATGTGTTCTCTAGCAAACAATCTTCATCTCCGCTGGTTTCTTCCACACCACAACGTTTTGTGAGTAGTATTCCTACCTCATCTGCAATTGTTCCTGCAAGTTCCATCTCTCAGCCTTCGATGAAAATGGATCCATTTGAAGCCATACAGAGCACTCTCACTAAACGATCTACTGGCAGTCAGGCTCCGCAGACACCTTCTCTGCCAAAATCTAATCAACAGGTTCCCACTGGAGTAACTTCCTCAGTCTTGTCGTCTGGAGTCCCAGCTGGTGTGGGGACTTCTACATCAGAGCTGTCTCAGGTCTCTTGGCCGAAAATGACACGTGCTAACATTCAAAAGTATGTAAAAGTATTTTTGGACGTAGACACTGACAGAGATGGGAGAGTCACTGGTGAGCAGGCGCGCAACCTGTTCTTTAGTTGGAGACTACCAAGAG AGGTTTTAAAGCAGGTTTGGGATTTATCGGATCAAGATAATGATAGCGCACTTTCTTTGAGGGAGTTCTGCATTGCTCTCTATTTAATGGAGCGACACAGAGAAGGCCGCACGCTTCCACCTATGCTTCCGAACAGTGTCATGCTTGACGAAAATCTGTTGTCTTTGGCTGGTCCACCCACCGGTTTAGGAGGCACTGGGTGGGGACCTTCTGCTG GCTTAAGGCTGCCGCAGGGCTTACCTGGTGCCCAACCTGTTGTGCCTGTTGGTGTAAGACCTCCAGTTCAGCCAATGTATTCTCATGTTGGTGGATCAATACAAACCAATCAGCAAAATGCACTAGGTCCTGTGATAGATAATTTCCCTGCTCACGAACCCAGTAATGGGGAGGAGAATTCCTTTCATTCTAAGGATCAGGAGCCTAAGGAAAACAATGAAAAG GTTGAAAACAAGGAAGACGTGCTTTTGGATTCCAAAGAGAAGCTTATATTCTACCGAACTAAAATGCAAGACCTT GTTTTGTACAAAAGTAGATGTGATAATCGCCTCAATGAAATTACAGAAAGGGCTAGAGCAGACAAGGGCGAG TCAGAGTTGCTGGAAAAGAAATATCAAGAGAAGTACAAGCAAGTAGCTGAAATTCATTCCAAATTAACTATTGAAGAAGCTTCATTTCGTGAAACTCAG GCAAGGAAGATGGAGTTACAGCAGGCACTCATTAAAATGGAACAGGGTGGAAGTGCAGATGGTATCCTTCAG GTGCGTGCTGATCGTATTCAATCAGATCTTGAGGAACTATTGAAGGCATTGGCTGATCGTATCAAGAAATTTGATGTACAAATAAAATCATCTGCATTAATTGAGCTCCCCCCTG GTTGGCAACCTGGGATCCCAGAGGTAGCAGAAATTTGGGATGAAGACTGGGACAAATTTGAAGATGAAG GATTTTCATTCGATGTTACTGCTCCTGCAAATGAAAAGCCAGAATCCATTCAAAGAGAAAATTCTTCCCCAACCCCTACGTTATCCCCTGAATCAGTGCCAAATGCTGATGCAACACCTGAAAAAGTCTTCAGTGTGGGGGCTAGTGCCTTTGAGACAGGATCAGTATTCAGTGCAGAAGAATCAAAGAGCCCCCAAGGAAGTCCAGGGAGGCAAGCATATGATAGTCCATCTCAAGAATCTTCGGAGAACCATTTCCAGAAAAGCTCTGATGGAGATGCTGAAACTCACAG AAGCTTTGAAGAAATTTGGGGTAATTTTGACAATAATGACGATATTGATTCGGTCTGGGGCTTCAATGCTAAG GAATCGGATCATGGGAGGCACGAAGGGAAGTATTTCTTTGGTTCTAATGATTTTGGTGCTAGTCCAGACAAAACTGATTCCCCACAAGCCAGTAGTTCGTTTCAGCATAATAGCCTCTATACCTTTGAAGATTCGGTTCCTGGGACTCCAGTATCAAGGACTGGCAATTCCCCTTCAAGATACAGCATTGAATCAAAAGATCCTTTCTTTGACAATTTTTCAAGGTACGACTCCTTCGGTATGCAAGATCCAGAGCCTTCTCCCCAACGGAAAAACCTCACTAGGTTTGACTCTGTAAGCAGCACGGGTGGTTTTGATCACAGCCGTGACTTTTCCTTTGACGAATCTGATCCATTTGCCTCGAGTGGTCCATTTAAGGTTTCCTCTGGAACAAACAAAAAAGATTCTGAAAAATGGGGTGGTTTCTAG
- the LOC142554388 gene encoding uncharacterized protein LOC142554388 isoform X1 — translation MCIALFMWQAHPLYPFLLLLNRDEYHNRPTTPAGWWECGQILGGKDEVAGGTWLACSREGRVAFLTNVLELHTLPEAKTRGHLPLRFLQSKKSPEAFAEELVEEANQYNGFNLILADVCSKSMIYVSNRPKGEPILIQQVLPGIHVLSNSNLSSPWPKARRLEQNFRSHIDPYNEGEIPVTDIVKKLMNDTIKADESKLPRICSLEWELNLSSIFVEIDTPLGKYGTRSTAALTVKANGEASFYEIYLERNIWKEHTLNYFIEKIVI, via the exons atgtGCATTGCTTTGTTCATGTGGCAAGCTCATCCTCTGTATCCTTTTCTCCTTTTGCTCAACAGAGATGAATATCATAACAG GCCGACGACCCCCGCGGGGTGGTGGGAATGTGGACAAATATTGGGAGGCAAAGACGAAGTGGCGGGCGGGACATGGCTGGCTTGCTCGCGAGAAGGGAGGGTCGCGTTTCTAACAAATGTGCTGGAGCTACATACCCTCCCCGAGGCTAAAACTCGAGGGCACCTCCCCCTTCGGTTTCTCCAG AGCAAGAAGAGCCCAGAGGCATTTGCAGAAGAATTGGTGGAAGAAGCCAATCAGTACAACGGCTTCAATCTGATATTGGCAGATGTTTGCTCCAAATCCATGATTTACGTATCAAACAGGCCTAAAGGGGAGCCCATTTTGATTCAACAAGTTCTTCCCGGAATCCATGTTCTTTCCAATTCAAACCTCAGCTCTCCTTGGCCAAAG GCACGACGTCTGGAACAGAATTTCAGATCGCATATTGATCCATACAATGAAGGCGAAATCCCCGTTACCGATATCGTAAAGAAACTGATGAATGACACGATCAAAGCCGATGAGAGTAAATTGCCTCGCATTTGTTCCCTCGAGTGGGAATTGAACTTGAGTTCCATTTTTGTTGAGATAGACACCCCTTTG GGCAAATATGGCACCAGAAGCACTGCTGCTTTGACTGTGAAAGCAAATGGAGAAGCCAGCTTTTATGAGATTTATTTAGAGAGGAATATTTGGAAAGAGCatacgttgaattattttattgaaaaaatcGTGATTTAG
- the LOC142554388 gene encoding uncharacterized protein LOC142554388 isoform X2 — MCIALFMWQAHPLYPFLLLLNRDEYHNRPTTPAGWWECGQILGGKDEVAGGTWLACSREGRVAFLTNVLELHTLPEAKTRGHLPLRFLQSKKSPEAFAEELVEEANQYNGFNLILADVCSKSMIYVSNRPKGEPILIQQVLPGIHVLSNSNLSSPWPKARRLEQNFRSHIDPYNEGEIPVTDIVKKLMNDTIKADESKLPRICSLEWELNLSSIFVEIDTPLGYVFIVRANMAPEALLL, encoded by the exons atgtGCATTGCTTTGTTCATGTGGCAAGCTCATCCTCTGTATCCTTTTCTCCTTTTGCTCAACAGAGATGAATATCATAACAG GCCGACGACCCCCGCGGGGTGGTGGGAATGTGGACAAATATTGGGAGGCAAAGACGAAGTGGCGGGCGGGACATGGCTGGCTTGCTCGCGAGAAGGGAGGGTCGCGTTTCTAACAAATGTGCTGGAGCTACATACCCTCCCCGAGGCTAAAACTCGAGGGCACCTCCCCCTTCGGTTTCTCCAG AGCAAGAAGAGCCCAGAGGCATTTGCAGAAGAATTGGTGGAAGAAGCCAATCAGTACAACGGCTTCAATCTGATATTGGCAGATGTTTGCTCCAAATCCATGATTTACGTATCAAACAGGCCTAAAGGGGAGCCCATTTTGATTCAACAAGTTCTTCCCGGAATCCATGTTCTTTCCAATTCAAACCTCAGCTCTCCTTGGCCAAAG GCACGACGTCTGGAACAGAATTTCAGATCGCATATTGATCCATACAATGAAGGCGAAATCCCCGTTACCGATATCGTAAAGAAACTGATGAATGACACGATCAAAGCCGATGAGAGTAAATTGCCTCGCATTTGTTCCCTCGAGTGGGAATTGAACTTGAGTTCCATTTTTGTTGAGATAGACACCCCTTTG GGTTATGTATTTATTGTTAGGGCAAATATGGCACCAGAAGCACTGCTGCTTTGA